Proteins co-encoded in one Ananas comosus cultivar F153 linkage group 15, ASM154086v1, whole genome shotgun sequence genomic window:
- the LOC109721554 gene encoding uncharacterized protein LOC109721554 has product MAIPRVRYGTRGSKRKRQNDKRRSSVNPSQNHLLELVRQTTSEAPQINVAARDTPMKRKYPPQKCPYTTTKVGYRDTFLGHFSKAQPKYKKNLISLLQPPRILFSLRSNPIAASSPFAQTSSLSSSSSAAATDELGFRRPEFGRKDLAGTVVGGVSAKRRGDDGGGEAGVRRPGCARGGIEGVEGVDGEEDAFVRARSSKLCRWEIFIRREMYLISGVGYSEVFAVAFAVLAAGAIILTVNVLLLVSDASNARNIHPQPHCPSGSTS; this is encoded by the exons atggCCATACCACGTGTAAGATATGGaacccgaggatctaaaag aaagcgccaaaacgacaaaaggagAAGCTCGGTAAATCCTAGTCAGAATCATCTCCTGGAG CTTGTTCGGCAGACaacttctgaagctcctcagataaaCGTTGCTGCTCGCGATACACCGATGAAACGGAAATATCCTCCTCAGAAATGTccatacactacaacaaaagtaggttatagggacacttTCTTGGGACACTTTAgt AAAGCCCAgcccaaatacaaaaaaaatctgATCTCCCTGCTCCAACCCCCTCGCATCCTCTTCTCCCTTCGCTCAAACCCCATCGCAGCCTCTTCTCCCTTCGCTCAAACctcctcgctctcctcctcctcctccgcggcgGCAACCGATGAGCTAGGgttccggcggccggagttcGGCCGCAAGGATCTCGCGGGGACCGTCGTCGGAGGAGTAAGCGCCAAACGTCGAGGCGACGACGGTGGTGGGGAAGCAGGAGTCCGGCGACCTGGTTGTGCTCGCGGCGGCATCGAAGGCGTGGAAGGGGTAGACGGAGAAGAAG ATGCTTTTGTCAGAGCCCGTTCCTCAAAACTCTGCCGGTGGGAAATATTCATACGTAGAGAGATGTATTTGATTTCAGGTGTTGGATAT TCTGAAGTATTTGCTGTTGCTTTTGCGGTCCTTGCAGCGGGTGCTATAATTCTCACTGTCAATGTTCTTCTTCTG gTTTCAGACGCATCTAACGCTCGTAATATTCATCCACAACCTCATTGCCCTTCAg gtTCAACATCTTAA